One genomic segment of Brassica napus cultivar Da-Ae chromosome A3, Da-Ae, whole genome shotgun sequence includes these proteins:
- the LOC106444400 gene encoding light-harvesting complex-like protein 3 isotype 1, chloroplastic gives MKTTENFTKFEDARWVNGTWDLKQFEKDGKTDWDDVIVSEAKRRKWLEENPETTSNDDPVIFDTSIIPWWAWMKRYHLPEAELLNGRAAMIGFFMAYFVDSLTGVGLVDQLGNFFCKRLLFVAVAGVLFIRKNEDVDKLKKLFDETTLYDKQWQAAWKDGEEDTSSSLGSKKCKAKTETLASSFLVI, from the exons aTGAAGACGACGGAGAATTTTACCAAGTTCGAGGATGCGAGGTGGGTTAACGGAACATGGGATCTGAAACAGTTCGAGAAAGATGGGAAAACAGACTGGGATGACGTCATCGTTTCTG AGGCCAAGAGAAGAAAATGGCTCGAAGAGAATCCAGAGACCACGAGTAACGACGATCCTGTAATCTTCGATACATCAATAATCCCATGGTGGGCTTGGATGAAGAGATACCACTTACCCGAAGCTGAGCTCCTCAACG GTCGTGCTGCGATGATAGGGTTCTTCATGGCTTACTTTGTTGATAGTCTTACTGGAGTAGGACTTGTTGATCAACTGGGGAACTTCTTCTGTAAAAGGCTTTTGTTCGTGGCTGTGGCTGGAGTTCTCTTCATCCGCAAGAATGAGGATGTGGATAAGTTGAAGAAACTTTTTGATGAGACGACGTTATATGATAAACAATGGCAAGCAGCTTGGAAAGATGGTGAGGAGGACACATCATCATCGTTGGGTTCAAAGAAGTGTAAAGCTAAAACAGAGactcttgcttcttcttttttggttaTATGA